GATTGACCACTTCTTTAGCAGCTCGGGATACAGTCCAGTCAGATACTCGGTCGATAGACCAGTTTAGCTCACGGACTAGCAGCCATCACTTATACGAGAGAATCTTTCATAAAGTCAGATATGAAAAGCCGTTCTGCCAACTACATGGTGAATGTGCATAAATGTGCCGTAGGATCTCCTGGGATATAGTTCCGCTGCTTAAGTATGGCACATGAGTGTCTGCCCAATATCTGACTGTGCTTTAAAGCACCTATGGGGGAGGATGTGCAAGAAGACACTCATCGCGCATTTGCCAGAACAAAAAGAAAGGAGGTGATATGTTGAGAAAAGATGGAGCAGGAATAGATGTTCGCAGGAGAAGGTGCAATATATGCATAGTAAACACTGACCAAGTTATCAGTGAACTAGAGTTCGATAACAACACAGATGGAGCAAAATTGTTACTTAATGAACTCAATAGTAATAGTATAGATGAAGTTGCTTTGGAATCTACGGGTCCATACTGGATGGGTCTGCATGACTTTCTAACAAACAATGGAATAAAGGTCATAGTTGCAAACCCTCTAAAGTTGAAGAATAAGCTTGAGAACAAAACAGATAGGATAGACGCTAGAACATTAGCTGTACTTCACATGTTGAATCAGATAACACCAAGCTATATTCCAGATGAAGATGTAAGGAGGATTAGAAGGTTAACAAGGCTCAGATCCAAGCTTGTCAGAAATAGAACTGCATTGAAAAATACCGTGCATTCAATGGTAAGTTTAACGAGCAATGAGGTCTCTAGCATATACGCAGATATGTTTGGTACGGCGGGATGGAA
Above is a window of Nitrososphaerales archaeon DNA encoding:
- a CDS encoding transposase, producing MRKDGAGIDVRRRRCNICIVNTDQVISELEFDNNTDGAKLLLNELNSNSIDEVALESTGPYWMGLHDFLTNNGIKVIVANPLKLKNKLENKTDRIDARTLAVLHMLNQITPSYIPDEDVRRIRRLTRLRSKLVRNRTALKNTVHSMVSLTSNEVSSIYADMFGTAGWKCCYQYSMEMTTM